The Pyrobaculum sp. 3827-6 genome has a segment encoding these proteins:
- a CDS encoding KEOPS complex kinase/ATPase Bud32, with protein MQLIAKGAEAEIYLMEWFGLKAVLKWRKPKAYRDPELDRYIRRRRTINEVRNMYTAHTLGVRTPAVYFFDPEKAVIIMEYVEGKNLRDLIGEGRYSHLRDVGRLVGRMHSAGLIHGDLAPTNIILTRGELCFIDFGLGEHRKGWTRRTAVLLARDVNVLLRTLDLYGEKAEELKALFWEGYRQEMHEKATAVEKEVARIRASGRYAERS; from the coding sequence GTGCAACTCATAGCCAAAGGCGCCGAGGCCGAGATTTACCTGATGGAGTGGTTCGGGCTTAAGGCCGTCCTCAAGTGGCGCAAACCCAAAGCCTACAGAGACCCCGAGCTAGACCGCTACATAAGGCGGAGGCGCACCATAAACGAAGTCAGGAATATGTACACAGCGCACACCCTCGGCGTGAGGACCCCCGCCGTGTATTTCTTCGACCCGGAGAAGGCCGTCATAATTATGGAGTACGTAGAGGGCAAAAACCTCCGAGACTTGATAGGCGAAGGCAGGTACAGCCACCTCCGCGACGTGGGCCGCCTCGTGGGGAGGATGCACAGCGCGGGCTTGATACACGGCGACCTCGCCCCCACAAACATAATCCTAACAAGGGGAGAGCTGTGCTTCATAGACTTCGGGCTAGGTGAACACAGGAAGGGCTGGACTAGGAGAACCGCGGTCCTACTCGCCCGAGACGTCAACGTGCTCCTACGGACACTCGATCTCTACGGCGAAAAAGCCGAAGAGCTGAAGGCGCTGTTCTGGGAAGGCTACCGCCAAGAAATGCACGAAAAAGCCACAGCCGTGGAGAAAGAAGTCGCGCGGATAAGAGCCTCGGGACGCTACGCCGAGCGCAGTTGA
- a CDS encoding radical SAM protein produces the protein MSWVLYRPDAVAVWREPVVRERLRWYYSVMRDEAPAKFHIAARVEAPADYSSMGDDELWRVHDELGRVFDEEWSRQRERPDISLVKRGLPGASFLDVKVELARRQLRRCMLCERRCGVDRTARAGACLLDARARVASYFHHLGEEAPLVPSGTVFFAGCNFRCVYCQNWDISQFPDSGVEASAGALAAIQVRLREEGARNINWVGGEPTPNIPHILESLRILAGRGVNVPQLWNSNMYLTPQGLSLILHVVDIWLPDFKYGDDSHALRYSVAPRYWEVTTRNFSVICRRREDIIVRHLVLPGHVECCTKPVLRWLAENCRHALVNIMDQYRPEYLVVKLNRYRELRRRVSEEEMEEAYRYADALGLAWREVTR, from the coding sequence GTGTCGTGGGTGTTGTATAGGCCCGACGCGGTGGCTGTGTGGCGGGAGCCGGTGGTTCGGGAGAGGCTTAGGTGGTACTACTCGGTGATGCGGGACGAGGCGCCGGCTAAGTTTCACATCGCCGCCAGGGTGGAGGCGCCGGCGGACTACTCCTCGATGGGCGACGACGAGCTGTGGAGGGTGCACGACGAGCTGGGCCGCGTCTTTGACGAGGAGTGGAGCCGCCAGAGGGAGAGGCCGGATATTTCGCTGGTGAAGAGGGGCCTCCCGGGGGCTTCGTTTCTAGATGTTAAGGTCGAGCTTGCTAGGAGGCAACTGAGGCGTTGTATGCTCTGCGAGAGGCGCTGTGGGGTGGATAGGACTGCGAGGGCCGGGGCGTGTCTTCTAGACGCCAGGGCCAGGGTGGCTAGCTACTTCCACCACCTGGGGGAGGAGGCGCCGCTGGTGCCGTCGGGGACTGTGTTTTTCGCAGGGTGTAACTTCCGCTGTGTTTACTGCCAGAACTGGGATATTTCCCAATTTCCAGACTCGGGCGTGGAGGCCTCTGCGGGGGCTCTGGCGGCTATTCAAGTGAGGCTGAGGGAGGAGGGTGCCCGCAACATCAACTGGGTTGGGGGCGAGCCGACGCCGAACATCCCCCACATACTCGAGTCATTGAGAATCCTGGCTGGGAGGGGTGTGAACGTGCCTCAGCTCTGGAATTCCAACATGTACCTCACGCCCCAGGGCCTCTCTCTCATTCTCCACGTCGTAGACATATGGCTACCGGATTTTAAATACGGCGACGACTCGCATGCCCTTAGGTATTCCGTTGCGCCGCGGTACTGGGAGGTGACCACGCGGAATTTCTCGGTGATCTGCAGGAGGCGGGAGGATATCATTGTGCGGCATCTGGTGTTGCCGGGCCACGTGGAGTGTTGCACCAAGCCGGTGTTGAGGTGGCTTGCGGAGAACTGTAGACACGCTCTTGTGAACATCATGGATCAGTACAGGCCCGAGTACCTCGTTGTAAAGCTAAACCGCTACAGGGAGCTTAGGCGCAGGGTCTCTGAGGAGGAGATGGAGGAGGCGTATAGATACGCAGACGCCCTCGGCCTCGCCTGGCGGGAGGTCACTAGGTGA
- a CDS encoding metal-binding protein yields MRCPMLRPTADGLRCVLMPPEEWRTRKTQLEKYCNNGGSGCAVYAQYLAKRGGPHL; encoded by the coding sequence GTGCGGTGCCCCATGTTGCGCCCCACGGCAGACGGCTTGAGGTGCGTACTGATGCCGCCAGAGGAGTGGCGGACCAGGAAGACGCAGCTAGAAAAGTACTGTAACAACGGAGGTAGCGGTTGCGCGGTCTACGCCCAGTACCTCGCCAAGAGAGGGGGCCCACATTTATAA
- a CDS encoding bifunctional oligoribonuclease/PAP phosphatase NrnA codes for MLEKLRDLLRGAGRVAVVTHRRADADALACAEIMKLVLERLGVEVVAVVCPEGSPLGGCVEEVPSGVDLYVLADVASLSQIPPICGRCVRVDHHLVGDEIPGVVANRPSCTEVALTLAEEAGVDIPPEVARLAVLGIYTDTGRLRRADAETLRWVAYLMEKVGGVLGDLVGAEEGQRGGHVAIALLKGMQRLEIYESSLGIICTSHVGAHESDLAALLLSAGCKVAVVASLKKDGVHLVFRSREVNVAEMAKSLGAGGGHREAAVAVLGERTSKRELPSLLRAVIKKLFPDAVPLV; via the coding sequence ATGCTGGAGAAGCTAAGGGATTTGTTGAGAGGCGCTGGGAGGGTTGCGGTTGTGACGCATAGGAGGGCTGACGCAGACGCCTTGGCATGTGCAGAGATAATGAAGCTGGTTTTGGAGAGGCTTGGCGTTGAGGTTGTCGCCGTCGTGTGTCCAGAGGGCTCCCCGCTGGGCGGATGCGTAGAGGAGGTCCCCAGCGGCGTTGATTTATACGTGCTGGCCGACGTGGCGTCTCTCAGCCAAATTCCCCCTATATGTGGGAGATGTGTGAGAGTGGATCACCACTTGGTCGGGGATGAGATACCCGGCGTCGTGGCCAACAGGCCGAGCTGTACCGAGGTCGCTCTGACGCTGGCCGAGGAGGCCGGCGTCGATATTCCGCCGGAGGTGGCGAGGCTAGCCGTTTTAGGCATCTACACAGACACCGGCCGGTTGAGGAGAGCCGACGCTGAGACTCTGAGGTGGGTTGCCTACCTCATGGAGAAGGTCGGCGGGGTCCTGGGAGATTTGGTAGGCGCCGAGGAGGGTCAGAGAGGGGGGCACGTGGCAATTGCGCTGTTGAAGGGGATGCAGAGGCTGGAGATTTACGAATCTTCATTAGGCATAATCTGCACGTCGCACGTAGGCGCGCACGAGTCCGACTTGGCGGCGTTGCTCCTATCGGCTGGTTGCAAGGTGGCTGTTGTGGCCTCTTTGAAAAAAGACGGCGTGCACCTCGTCTTTAGATCGCGGGAGGTGAACGTAGCCGAGATGGCGAAGTCGCTGGGGGCAGGCGGGGGGCATAGAGAAGCCGCAGTCGCCGTGCTGGGCGAGAGGACAAGCAAGAGAGAGTTGCCAAGCCTTCTGAGAGCGGTGATAAAGAAGCTGTTTCCCGACGCCGTCCCCCTAGTCTAG
- a CDS encoding prefoldin subunit beta, which translates to MAQIPPSLQDLINRFNQAQAQLQSVLLRKQQYEAELREVEKAIAEIERLSPDAKIFKNVGNFLVPQSRDAALQELKDRKELLELHVKTLSRQESMLREQIDKLRDEINKELARLKGGAAEAAKGGG; encoded by the coding sequence ATGGCGCAGATACCGCCATCTCTCCAAGACCTAATTAACAGATTTAACCAAGCACAGGCCCAGTTGCAAAGCGTCTTGTTGAGGAAACAGCAGTACGAGGCGGAGCTGAGAGAGGTGGAGAAGGCCATTGCTGAAATCGAGCGTCTATCTCCAGATGCGAAGATCTTTAAAAACGTCGGCAACTTCCTCGTTCCCCAGAGCCGCGACGCGGCGTTGCAGGAGTTGAAAGACAGGAAGGAGCTACTCGAATTGCACGTGAAGACGCTTTCGAGGCAGGAGTCCATGCTGAGGGAGCAGATTGATAAGCTCCGCGACGAGATAAACAAAGAGCTGGCGAGGCTCAAGGGAGGCGCCGCCGAGGCCGCGAAGGGCGGGGGCTAA
- a CDS encoding ribosomal biogenesis protein: MERGCEVVITTSRNPSKKTLELVNDLANSLPGARKIIRGKRSFTVLLEEAVACGARYIAFIWDRRGMPSALLFYDVANKRWKPYMLKISGIKTRRELPVFVARRPPAKSAVIVDMAGGELAEILAEVFHYPIIYSLDAVRGLFDTAILITRREGYLVELLGGDLGPRASTIKIRKVVYRHV; the protein is encoded by the coding sequence ATGGAAAGAGGCTGTGAAGTAGTTATAACCACCTCTAGAAACCCCTCTAAAAAAACCCTAGAGCTTGTAAATGACCTAGCCAACTCCCTCCCCGGCGCCAGGAAGATTATACGCGGCAAGAGATCCTTCACCGTGCTTCTCGAAGAGGCTGTGGCCTGCGGGGCGCGGTACATAGCTTTTATCTGGGATAGACGCGGCATGCCCTCGGCGTTGCTCTTTTACGACGTAGCAAACAAGCGGTGGAAGCCCTACATGTTGAAAATCTCCGGCATCAAGACGCGGAGAGAGCTCCCCGTGTTCGTAGCCAGGAGGCCGCCTGCGAAAAGCGCCGTGATAGTAGACATGGCCGGCGGGGAGCTCGCCGAGATACTCGCCGAGGTATTTCACTACCCCATCATATATAGCCTGGACGCCGTGAGGGGGCTGTTCGACACGGCGATACTAATCACCCGCCGAGAGGGCTACCTAGTGGAGTTGCTCGGAGGCGACCTGGGACCTAGGGCCTCCACGATAAAGATAAGAAAAGTGGTGTATAGACATGTATAG
- a CDS encoding 50S ribosomal protein L37ae, protein MPFSHTKIVGPAGRYGARYGMGQRRKVAAIEVKQKGKHRCPSCRSLVRLERLAFGIWRCPKCGFTFAGGAWTPQTIMGRALAPEELKEVEAQKAKWKEAVK, encoded by the coding sequence ATGCCCTTTAGCCACACGAAGATCGTCGGGCCTGCGGGGAGATACGGCGCTAGGTACGGAATGGGCCAGCGCCGTAAGGTCGCCGCGATTGAGGTTAAGCAGAAGGGTAAGCACAGATGCCCGAGTTGCAGATCTCTTGTTAGGCTTGAGAGGCTGGCCTTCGGCATCTGGAGATGCCCGAAATGCGGCTTCACCTTCGCCGGCGGCGCGTGGACTCCACAGACTATTATGGGCAGGGCTCTCGCCCCAGAGGAGTTGAAAGAGGTCGAGGCGCAGAAAGCTAAATGGAAAGAGGCTGTGAAGTAG
- the rrp42 gene encoding exosome complex protein Rrp42 codes for MASISPYGKRFISYLRREQIRKLLATKYRIDGRGPDQMRDVEIKTGVVKTADGSAEVRLGKTHVVAGVKVGLGQPFPDAPDEGVLVVNAEVLPHASPYTEVGPPDESAIELARVVDRGIRHCGYVDFKKLAVEGGKAYVLWIDLYVINDDGNLVDAANLASVAALKNTQLPTAVKDDAGAVKLDRNNRSPLPVEAAKAPVAVSVGKIGNVLFLDPTFEEELSLDGRITFTFSEDRIVAAQKTLGSFTQAELETALNLAQKGREKFLETLKSII; via the coding sequence ATGGCGTCGATAAGCCCCTACGGGAAGCGGTTTATCTCATACCTCAGGCGGGAGCAGATCAGAAAACTCCTCGCCACCAAGTACAGGATAGACGGGAGGGGGCCCGATCAGATGAGAGATGTGGAGATAAAAACCGGCGTTGTGAAGACCGCCGACGGCTCCGCCGAGGTAAGGCTAGGCAAGACGCATGTAGTCGCCGGCGTCAAGGTGGGGCTGGGCCAGCCCTTCCCCGACGCCCCCGACGAGGGCGTGTTGGTGGTAAACGCCGAGGTCCTGCCCCACGCGTCGCCCTACACAGAGGTGGGCCCCCCCGACGAGTCGGCTATAGAACTCGCCAGAGTTGTCGACAGAGGCATAAGACACTGCGGATACGTAGACTTCAAAAAGCTGGCCGTGGAGGGGGGGAAGGCGTACGTACTCTGGATCGATCTATACGTAATAAACGACGACGGGAATCTAGTAGACGCGGCTAATCTAGCCTCCGTAGCCGCCCTCAAAAACACCCAACTCCCCACAGCTGTGAAAGACGACGCCGGGGCCGTGAAGCTAGACCGCAACAACAGATCACCACTGCCAGTAGAGGCCGCCAAGGCCCCCGTCGCGGTCTCGGTGGGGAAGATAGGAAACGTCCTATTCCTAGACCCCACCTTCGAGGAGGAGCTCAGCCTAGACGGCAGAATCACATTCACATTCTCAGAAGACAGAATAGTCGCCGCCCAGAAGACGCTCGGCTCCTTCACACAGGCAGAGCTAGAAACAGCCCTCAACCTAGCGCAAAAGGGGAGAGAAAAATTCCTCGAAACACTCAAGAGCATTATTTAA
- the rrp41 gene encoding exosome complex exonuclease Rrp41, which yields MKKPPVPLLQNGVRADGRAPDQMREVKISVGVVSNADGSAMVSYGTTTAVAAVYGPREMHPRHLSLPDRGVMRVRYHMAPFSTKDERKSPTPSRREIEISKVLREALEPAIVLEQYPRSRIDVFVEILQADGSTRVASLTAASLALADAGIYMRDLVIGVSVGLVDGTVVLDLNGLEDQYGEGDLPVGYMPNLKRFTLLQLDGAWTREAFLQALNLAVRGAEYVYQIARDALKTKYMSIAEEIYGR from the coding sequence ATGAAGAAGCCGCCTGTACCTTTACTTCAAAACGGCGTGAGGGCGGACGGGAGGGCGCCCGACCAGATGAGGGAGGTGAAGATCTCCGTGGGGGTCGTGAGCAACGCCGACGGCTCCGCCATGGTTTCCTACGGCACCACCACCGCCGTGGCCGCCGTGTACGGCCCGCGGGAGATGCATCCCAGACACCTCTCGCTCCCCGACCGCGGGGTTATGCGCGTCAGGTACCACATGGCCCCCTTCAGCACCAAAGACGAGAGGAAGAGCCCCACCCCCAGCAGACGCGAGATAGAGATTAGCAAGGTGTTGAGGGAGGCGCTTGAGCCGGCCATAGTGCTGGAGCAGTACCCCAGGTCGAGGATAGATGTCTTCGTCGAAATACTACAGGCAGACGGATCCACTAGAGTGGCCTCGCTAACGGCGGCGTCGCTGGCGCTGGCGGACGCAGGCATATACATGAGGGACTTGGTAATAGGCGTATCGGTAGGGCTTGTCGACGGCACTGTGGTGCTGGATCTCAACGGGCTTGAGGATCAATACGGCGAGGGGGACCTCCCCGTGGGCTACATGCCTAACCTAAAGAGATTTACCCTCCTCCAGCTAGACGGGGCGTGGACAAGAGAGGCGTTCCTCCAAGCGCTCAACCTCGCCGTGAGAGGCGCGGAGTACGTCTACCAAATAGCGAGAGATGCGTTGAAGACAAAATACATGTCAATCGCCGAGGAGATATACGGGAGGTAG
- the rrp4 gene encoding exosome complex RNA-binding protein Rrp4 has protein sequence MYFVIPRQLIFPGDVIATTDSKVEGPVYVDNGRYRSLVVGLVEFREDGVVVVPLEGTYKPKKGDVVVGYVTDVLATGWEIDVRSFMPAYLPVSEALHRHVDLETTPLTTFLNVGDVVIAKVKDVDLTDEYPIILTLKEERVGKVESGTVVEITPVKVPRLIGKRGSMLNTLMEVGCDIIVGQNGRVWIRCRDTRDEVFLATLVRKIEAESHVMGLTDRIRAEVEKYKTQRQQGAV, from the coding sequence ATGTACTTCGTCATCCCACGCCAGTTGATATTTCCAGGTGACGTAATAGCCACGACAGACAGCAAAGTCGAGGGGCCGGTGTATGTGGACAACGGTAGGTACAGAAGTCTAGTGGTTGGCCTTGTGGAGTTTCGGGAGGACGGCGTGGTTGTGGTCCCGCTCGAGGGGACGTACAAGCCGAAGAAGGGAGACGTCGTGGTGGGCTACGTTACAGACGTCTTGGCCACCGGCTGGGAGATCGACGTGAGGTCCTTCATGCCCGCCTACCTCCCCGTAAGCGAGGCTTTGCATAGACACGTGGACCTCGAGACCACGCCGCTGACAACCTTCCTCAACGTAGGAGACGTGGTAATTGCCAAGGTCAAGGACGTCGATTTGACAGATGAGTATCCCATAATCCTCACGCTGAAGGAGGAGCGCGTCGGCAAGGTGGAGAGCGGGACGGTCGTGGAAATAACTCCTGTAAAAGTCCCGCGGCTAATCGGAAAGAGGGGTAGCATGCTCAACACGTTGATGGAGGTGGGGTGCGACATAATAGTCGGGCAGAACGGCAGGGTGTGGATAAGGTGTAGGGATACAAGAGACGAGGTGTTTCTGGCTACGCTTGTCAGGAAGATCGAGGCGGAGAGCCACGTCATGGGCCTCACCGACAGAATAAGGGCGGAGGTAGAAAAATATAAAACGCAGAGGCAACAAGGCGCCGTATGA
- a CDS encoding ribosome assembly factor SBDS yields the protein MTKKVAVAKLEKGGEHFEILIDPDAALELKMGKPLGIDKVLVHEEIYKDAKKGLRASEQALRKVFGTSDVRKIAEIIIKEGEIPLTAEQRRKLIEDKKRQIIEWISRNCIDVRTKTPVPPQRVENALEQARVSIDPFKSAEEQVQEILKEIQRIIPIKIATARIALSISSAYAQKVKGLVAKMARIVNERYRSDGSWEAVLELPAGLQDVLIARVNDVTHGDADIKILEIVY from the coding sequence ATGACTAAAAAAGTCGCCGTTGCGAAGCTGGAGAAGGGGGGAGAGCACTTCGAGATATTGATAGATCCAGACGCGGCGTTGGAGCTGAAGATGGGGAAGCCCCTTGGGATAGACAAGGTGCTGGTTCACGAAGAGATATACAAAGACGCCAAGAAGGGGCTACGTGCCTCGGAGCAGGCGTTGAGAAAGGTGTTTGGCACCTCCGACGTGAGGAAGATCGCCGAGATTATTATAAAAGAGGGCGAGATACCACTCACCGCCGAGCAGAGGAGGAAGCTTATTGAGGATAAGAAGAGGCAGATAATTGAGTGGATATCCCGCAACTGTATAGATGTGAGGACGAAGACGCCGGTTCCCCCACAGAGAGTGGAAAACGCCCTAGAGCAAGCCCGGGTATCTATCGACCCATTTAAGTCCGCCGAGGAGCAGGTGCAGGAGATCTTAAAGGAGATACAGAGAATAATCCCAATAAAGATAGCTACGGCTAGGATAGCCCTATCAATCTCTTCAGCCTACGCCCAGAAGGTAAAGGGGCTGGTGGCTAAAATGGCTAGGATAGTAAACGAGAGGTACAGATCCGACGGCTCATGGGAGGCGGTACTAGAGCTACCCGCAGGTCTGCAAGACGTCTTGATTGCCAGGGTAAACGACGTAACCCACGGCGACGCCGATATCAAAATCCTCGAAATAGTATACTAA
- a CDS encoding thiamine-phosphate synthase family protein, producing the protein MLPLEFVVEVVVTPLKGLVAHQLAERGYSQSRIGQLLGISQPAVSSYLKNPKHLYEEKLLKVLERQELQRMLRTLTTLVEYASVEEFLRYVNNYSVGLLSSLRLCPLHRSAYPELGNCEICRDLQVYTETAKRVEMAFDLLKRCRDCYRLVPKVLMNIVELGPEGGVGYPGRIYVEGAQIMARGRPRPGASRFLTNLVSEVNKLHPEIKAVANVAYVARDCAGEVFSVAEVGPSNSEEEIVANVTAAFQKGIYDVVYDMGGSGIEPNAYIFGIDAVDVATKVIELAKCLGPKDYKHV; encoded by the coding sequence GTGTTGCCCTTAGAGTTCGTCGTTGAGGTCGTGGTGACGCCCCTGAAGGGGCTGGTAGCGCACCAACTCGCCGAGAGGGGGTACTCCCAGAGCCGTATAGGCCAGTTGCTGGGAATTTCGCAACCAGCAGTTAGCTCATATCTCAAAAATCCCAAACATCTCTACGAAGAGAAGTTGCTAAAGGTATTAGAGAGGCAGGAGCTCCAGCGCATGCTCAGGACTTTGACAACCTTGGTGGAGTACGCAAGTGTGGAGGAGTTTCTGCGATATGTAAACAACTATTCGGTGGGACTCCTCTCCTCGCTACGGCTGTGTCCCCTCCACAGATCTGCGTATCCGGAGCTGGGTAATTGCGAAATATGTAGAGATCTCCAGGTGTATACAGAGACGGCAAAGAGGGTGGAGATGGCCTTCGACCTCCTGAAGAGGTGTAGAGACTGCTACAGACTGGTGCCCAAGGTGTTGATGAACATAGTAGAGCTGGGCCCCGAGGGCGGCGTCGGGTACCCGGGCAGGATCTACGTAGAGGGCGCCCAGATCATGGCGCGGGGGAGGCCTAGACCAGGGGCCTCCCGCTTCTTAACAAATTTAGTAAGTGAGGTGAATAAGCTACACCCAGAGATAAAGGCCGTGGCCAACGTGGCGTACGTCGCTAGAGACTGCGCGGGGGAGGTGTTTTCTGTGGCCGAGGTAGGGCCTAGCAACAGTGAGGAGGAGATCGTCGCCAACGTGACGGCGGCGTTTCAGAAAGGGATCTACGACGTCGTGTACGACATGGGAGGTAGCGGCATTGAGCCTAACGCCTACATCTTCGGCATCGACGCAGTCGACGTGGCGACTAAGGTTATTGAGCTGGCGAAGTGCCTAGGGCCTAAAGATTATAAACACGTCTAG
- a CDS encoding RNA-binding domain-containing protein yields MSCPVSLLHARVYIHATEDLDRVIQALKNVVSGRYVATVARGHHGNVINIVQVRLEDCEALEALKSIVARLDDIEFLIMLSGIEGTRLYAKFDKQYAYRGVLKISHSDDVVYVEVRGRALAVDDMRSFLLSMREALKR; encoded by the coding sequence ATGTCATGTCCAGTTTCCCTCCTCCACGCCAGGGTCTACATACACGCCACGGAAGATCTCGACAGGGTAATACAAGCACTTAAAAACGTGGTTTCTGGACGCTACGTCGCGACAGTCGCCAGAGGCCACCACGGCAATGTCATTAATATAGTACAAGTCAGGCTAGAGGACTGCGAGGCGTTGGAGGCCTTGAAGTCCATCGTGGCGAGGCTTGACGATATCGAGTTTTTAATAATGCTTTCAGGTATAGAGGGGACTAGGCTATATGCAAAATTTGACAAACAGTATGCGTATAGGGGCGTCTTGAAGATTTCCCACAGCGACGATGTGGTCTACGTGGAGGTGCGGGGGAGGGCGCTGGCCGTCGACGACATGAGGAGTTTTCTTCTCTCGATGAGAGAAGCGTTAAAAAGATAG
- the psmA gene encoding archaeal proteasome endopeptidase complex subunit alpha: MFPPAMAGYDRAITIFSPEGKIYQVEYAGEAVKRGWPTVGVKCKSGVVLAAEKRKISALFDSSSLDKIYLIDDHVAASPSGLLADARILIDYARDVALSHRFIYDEPIDVEFLTKAVCNLKQQYTQFGGARPFGVALLIAGIDRHGARLYQTDPSGVYIGYFAAAIGAESGAITEYLEKNYKFDLEMGYCIDLAVKALASAVEISDSANIEVAYATIDEKKVKKLSQDDVATLLAKLGLLKKS; encoded by the coding sequence ATGTTTCCGCCTGCAATGGCTGGCTACGATAGAGCAATAACCATCTTCTCTCCTGAGGGTAAAATCTACCAGGTTGAGTACGCTGGCGAGGCTGTAAAAAGAGGGTGGCCCACCGTGGGGGTTAAGTGTAAATCTGGCGTCGTGCTTGCCGCTGAGAAAAGGAAAATATCGGCACTTTTCGACTCGTCGTCACTTGACAAAATTTATCTAATTGACGACCACGTCGCGGCGTCTCCCTCAGGCCTCCTTGCCGATGCGCGGATACTAATAGACTACGCCCGCGACGTGGCGCTGAGCCACCGGTTTATTTACGACGAGCCTATCGACGTCGAGTTTTTGACAAAGGCTGTGTGTAACCTGAAGCAACAATACACACAGTTCGGCGGCGCGAGGCCCTTCGGCGTCGCCCTCCTAATCGCCGGCATAGACAGACACGGCGCGAGGCTGTACCAGACAGATCCCTCAGGAGTATACATCGGCTACTTTGCCGCAGCCATAGGCGCTGAGTCGGGCGCAATCACCGAGTACCTAGAGAAGAACTACAAATTCGATCTAGAAATGGGCTACTGCATTGATCTGGCCGTGAAGGCGCTGGCGTCTGCCGTAGAGATCTCAGACAGCGCCAACATCGAGGTGGCGTATGCAACTATAGATGAGAAAAAGGTTAAGAAGTTGAGTCAAGACGACGTGGCCACGTTGCTGGCTAAGCTAGGCTTACTTAAGAAGAGTTAA